A single window of Gaiellales bacterium DNA harbors:
- a CDS encoding YafY family protein — protein sequence MLTPTARLLELLELLQSQPVVTGREVADRLGVDARTVRRYVDALRDLGIPVEGQRGVGGGYAMRPGFRLPPLMLGEDEAVAVALGVVAAARLGLAGTPESATSALAKVHRALPETLRRRVEALESALELTAAAEAAVPVPGETALALAEAIRRRRRLTAGYRVFSGERSTRELSPHGLVVHAGRWYLAAHDHTRDDLRTFRVDRMRDVAVTAEQALPPPEGFDAVAHVSTSLARVPARWEVEVVLDLPVDAAARRLPPTMAELAAAGGGTVVRMRASSLEWMAGVLAGLDCGFEIRRPDELRASVRALAERLAERVA from the coding sequence GTGCTCACGCCGACGGCCCGCCTCCTGGAGCTGCTCGAGCTGCTCCAGTCCCAGCCCGTGGTCACGGGCCGCGAGGTCGCCGACCGCCTCGGCGTCGACGCGCGCACCGTGCGCCGCTACGTCGACGCGCTGCGCGATCTCGGCATCCCCGTCGAGGGTCAGCGCGGCGTCGGCGGCGGCTACGCGATGCGCCCCGGCTTCCGCCTCCCCCCGCTGATGCTGGGCGAGGACGAGGCCGTCGCCGTCGCGCTCGGCGTCGTCGCGGCGGCGCGGCTGGGGCTGGCCGGCACGCCGGAGTCGGCCACCTCCGCCCTCGCCAAGGTGCACCGGGCGCTGCCCGAGACGCTGCGCCGGCGGGTGGAGGCGCTCGAGAGCGCGCTCGAGCTGACGGCAGCCGCCGAGGCGGCGGTGCCGGTGCCGGGCGAGACCGCCCTGGCGCTGGCCGAGGCGATCCGGCGCCGGCGCCGGCTGACGGCCGGCTACCGCGTCTTCTCGGGCGAGCGGTCGACCCGCGAGCTCTCGCCCCACGGCCTGGTCGTGCACGCCGGCCGCTGGTACCTGGCCGCCCACGACCACACCCGCGACGACCTGCGCACGTTCCGCGTCGACCGGATGCGCGACGTGGCCGTGACCGCGGAGCAGGCGCTGCCGCCGCCGGAGGGCTTCGACGCCGTGGCGCACGTGAGCACGTCGCTCGCGCGGGTCCCGGCTCGGTGGGAGGTCGAGGTCGTGCTCGACCTCCCGGTCGATGCCGCCGCCCGCCGCCTGCCGCCGACGATGGCCGAGCTGGCCGCCGCCGGCGGCGGGACGGTCGTGCGCATGCGGGCGAGCTCGCTCGAGTGGATGGCGGGCGTCCTCGCCGGTCTCGACTGTGGGTTCGAGATCCGCCGCCCGGACGAGCTGCGGGCGAGCGTCCGCGCCCTGGCCGAGCGGCTGGCAGAGCGCGTGGCTTAG